One Pyrococcus furiosus DSM 3638 genomic window, TAGAGGAGGTTAGCGAGGTTTTTAATGCTTACCTGTACATAGATGGAAAGTGGGAGGAGATGAAATATCCTCACCCAGCATTTGCCGTTAAACCTGGAGGGGAGGTGGGGGCCACTCCTCAAGGATTTTACTTTGTCTTTGCGTTCCCAAAAGAAGAGCTATCAAAGGAGTTCATAGAAGATGTCATAAGAGCTTTCGAAAAACTCTTCATTTATGGAGCTGAAAACTTTCTGGAAGATTTCTACAATTTTGAACATCCCATATCAGGGGATGAAGTTTGGGATAGGATAGTAAACAGTGATGAGGAGATGATAAACTTTGAGGTTGATCTTGGTTTCGACAAGGAGGAAGTTAAAAGAGAAATAAAGAGGTTTATTGAGCTGGCAAGGAGGTACAACTTGCTATGAGCTATTTAGAAGCATTTCCTCCAGAGCTTCAGGAATATTATCGGAAACTTTTCGGGGAGGAAGCAGAAGAGATTATGAAAAGGCTTAGAGAGCCGGTTGAACACTACTACATTAGGGTTAATACCCTAAAGATTAGTCGGGAAAAGCTCATTGAAGAACTAAGAAAGGAGGGCTTACGTCCAAGAAGGAGCCCCTACCTTCAAGAAGCTTTGTATTTTGTAAGGGAGGGGCCGAACTTTCCTGACGACTACAATCCAAATCTGCCAACAGTGGTTGCCAATAAGTATGCAGCAGAGAGCGTTTATCAAGGAGCCATGCTTTATGCTCCAGGCGTTCTCAAGGCTGAGAAAGGAATAAAAGAAGGGGATATGGTTCAAATTAGAGACCCAAGAGGACTTTTAGTTGGAATTGGAATAGCGAAAATGGACTACAGGGAAATGATAGAAGCTACTAGAGGGTTAGCAGTTGAAGTAACTCTCCCAAAATTTAAGCTGCCTAGCTTAAGTGAGCTAAAATCTTTTGAGAAGGGTTATTTCTATCCTCAGAGTTTGCCATCAATGGTGACTTCTAGAGTCTTAGAGCCTAAGGAAGAGGAAATTATAATAGACATGGCCGCTGCTCCTGGGGGTAAAACATCTCATATAGCTCAGCTTCTTCAAAATAGGGGGGAGATAATAGCCATAGACAAATCAAAGAACAGATTAAAGAAGATGGAAGAAAATCTCAAAAGATTAGGAGTAAAAAACGTAAAATTAATTCAGATGGATGCTCGAAACCTTCCAGAGCTCGGAATTAAGGCAGATAAGATACTTTTGGATGCTCCGTGTACTGCTTTGGGTGTAAGGCCAAAGCTTTGGGAATTGAGAACACCAAAGGATATTGAGGCCACTGCAAGATATCAAAGGGCATTTATCTGGGCTGCAATAAAAAGTCTAAGAAAAGGTGGGATATTAGTTTATTCCACTTGCACTTTAAGTTATGAGGAAAATGAAGGAAATGTAAAGTTTATGCTCAAAAAAGGTATGAAGCTTGAAGAGCAGAGCCTCTTTATTGGTTCTCCTGGAATAGGAATTGATGAGGTTCAGAGATTCTACCCACACAAACATCTAACTCAGGGGTTCTTTATTGCAAAGTTAAGAAAGGTGAGAGAAATATGAAGATAAAGAAGAGATATGTAACTGTGGTAGCGGGGATTGGATTATTGGGAGTTCTTCTTTGGTGGGCAGGAATTAGAGAAACTCTAACATTGCTCTTTTCTGCTGATCTTAATTACCTGGGAATTGCCTTCTTGATGTATTGCCTTTCCGTTCTTGTTTGGGCCGTGAGGTGGAGAATTTTTTTGGAGAAGGCGAATATTAAAGTTCCGTTCATTCGAATTCTTGGCGGTATTTTTGTTGGAATATTTGTCAACAACTTAACCCCTGGAGCTAGGACTGGAGGAGAACCCGTGAAGGCCTTTTATATAACTAGAGGTATGGGAAAGAATGAGAGTTATCCTAGGGTTTTAGCTACAGTAATGGCCGATAGAATTTTGGATGTCATTCCAGTAATGGCTTTCATGGTTGTTGCTCTTCTCTATGCTCTAAAACTTAGGGAAAATATCTTAGTTGCTGTATTAGCCTTTTCCTCCCTTCTTATCATGTTAATACTCGCTATAACTCTTATATTTTCCCTAAAAGAAAGATATGCGCTGGTTATTATAATGAAAATTGTGGGGATTTTCAAGAGAATTTTCCCAAAAAAACTTGGGGATGGGGAAATTGTGGAAGCAAAAGTTAGATCTGCTATACGGGAATTTAAGGAAACATTATTAGGAATCGCCAATAAGCGAAAGGATGTTATAATTCCCTTACTTTGGAGCTTTCTGCTTTGGAGTTTGGATATCCTTAGGACTTATTTTGTGTTTTTAAGCATAGGGTGGAGAGTTTCCTTAGTTAAGGTTTTATTGGTAAAAATGGCTTCAATGGCCATGGCCATGATTAGTATAGTCCCAGGGGGAATTGGAGTTAGCGAGGTTGTTCAGTCTGCCCTTTTCCTAGTAGTTGGGATTGAAAAAAGTGTTGCAGTATCTGCAATTCTTTTGGATAGGTTGATTTCGTTTTGGTTTCCCACCCTCATTGGAGGAATTCTTCTAATTAAAGAAAGAGTTTAGAGGGTTTGAAATTCTCTCTTTAAAAGTGTGAGCTGTTGTTCGTTAAATGTTTCTGGCTTTACCACTATAATCAACGTAGCTCCTCTAATGAGTAAGTTGTCTTTAAGAGAGAGGAGGAACTTAAATGTTAATTCAAACCCATTGTATAACACTAGGAATTCCAGGCAATCTAGAATGATAAGGGCGTTTTCATGTTCATTTGCAAATCTAATTGATAGGTCGAGAAGAACATGTAGAGCAGTGGGATTTACCCCTTTCTCAGGGACATTTGTCACCCAAACTATGTGGGTGGTTATGTCCTTATATTTCTCAATCTCTCTGGCTATCGCGAGTATGCTAGATGGATGAATTGCATCTATAATCCCCTTAATTTCTTCAAAATTCTTGACGAGGTATGCTTTGCCACGTTTAATATCAAAAGAAACCTCTGGAAATGAAAATTTTTCTAAGAGATGCAGAAAGATAATGTAAAGAACTACTAATCCACCCGCTCCCCCACCATGTGTGATCATGTGAATCTCTGTATAGTAGGGAATTTCGTGAAATAGGGCTATAATATCAATTAATCTTCCACATAGTTATTATTCCGAAAAGCAATAAGCTCATTTCCATATACTTTTTGAACTCTTTTGGTGCTTTGGGGAGCTTTATAACTATAAAAGAAGTCGTGGCAACAAAGAACAAGAACATTAGTATCCTATATGCAAGGCTAATAATGTCTACCATACTACCTCGACCTCGTCCGTTCTAAACTTTTGTTTAACTATGGTCTCCTCCAACTTAAACTTAATTCCAGCCTTGTACATCCTAAGTCCTGTATAAGCTATCATTGCTCCATTGTCCCTGCAGAGATCATAGGGAGGAACGAAGAACTTAACTCCCCTGTCTTCTGCCATAATTCTCAACATTTCTCTTAACCTATTGTTTGCTGCAACTCCCCCTACTAATACAACCTCCTCTTTTTCTGTGTGTGCCAATGCTCTTTCTGTGACTTCAACCAAAGCTGCAAATGCTGTTTCTTGGAAAGAGTATGCTAAATCTTCCACCCTATACTTTCCGCTTTTATACTTCCTGATAGCCTCAGTCAGAAGGCCAGAAAAGCTTAAGTCCATTCCCTTAACAGCGTAGGGGAGCTCTATGTACTTCTCTCCTTTAAGGGCAAGTTTTTCTATCTTTGGTCCTCCTGGGAATCCTAATCCCAGTTCTCTGGCAAATACGTCAAGTGCGTTTCCTATTCCTATATCAAGTGTTTCGCCAAAAACCCTGTATCTCCCCCCTTCTAATGCCAAAACTTGAGTGTTCCCACCGCTAACATATAACCCCACTGGATCTTTGACCCCGAACATTTTGGTTATTTCGACATGTGCAATACAATGGTTAACTCCCACTATGGGTTTGTTATACTTTATTGCCAATGCTCTTGCAGCCGTTGCGACAACCCTTAATGCAGGCCCCAATCCTGGCCCCTGGGAAAACGCTATTACATCTATGTCTTCCATACTAACTCCTGCTTCTTCCAATGCTTTTCTCAATAGGGGTTTGAGCAACTTGGCGTGATGCTCAGCAGCTTCTTTTGGGTGTATTCCACCTTTTTCTGTTTTTAGAGTGTCAAATACATTTGCAAGTACTTTGTTTTCCGTAACTATCCCTATCCCAAGCGTATGAGCTGTCCCCTCGATCCCTAGAGCTATCATTTTTCTCGCGAATTTATAGGGCCTCTATAGTATTTAAATACTTTTGTGAGTTTGCTGATAAGTGACCAAAATACATTTAATGGAAAATGTAAAATGTGAGTGCCAGAGGTGGACAATGTGATAAAAGAGAAGTTAAAACTTCTTGTGGAGATGGATCCAAAGAAGATGATAATATACCCATTAATTGTTTTTGGAATTGCCATAATCATTATCATTGCAAACTATGTAATGACAGGTAGCTTTGTCAAAGAGGGAATAGAGCTAAGAGGAGGGTCGGTAATAACCCTCCAAGGGGTAAACGTTAGTCCTGACGAAATAGCGAAAAGTATCAAAGAAAAAACAGGAATTGATGTTACAGTAGAAAAATTTAGTGGTGTTGGTGGGAGCGGGGTTAGGGTTTATGTATCTGCGGGGGATGATGTCAATTTAGTCAGAGAAGCTTTGAAAGAAATGTTTCCCGATGTGGAGCCTCAGACTGTAGTTATTGGGCCTACTTTTGGAGAAATAGTGAGGGAGCAGGGAATAAAGGCTATAGTTTATGCTTTCATAGGGATGGCTATTGTTGTTTTCCTGTTCTTTAGAGTTCCCGTCCCATCTATGACTGTTGTATTCTCTGCCTTCTCTGATATGATTATAGCCATAGCTTTAATGAACATTTTTGGAATAGAGCTCAGTCAAGCTACTATAGCTGCTTTATTAATGTTAATTGGTTATTCGGTTGATAGTAATATATTGCTAACGACAAGACTACTCAGGAGGAAGGAGTTTACCGTAGAGGAGGCTTATTACTCCTCCCTAAAAACAGGCTTTACGATGAGCACTACAACCCTGGGAGCTTTGGCATCGCTGTGGATATTCTCAACAGCTCAGGTAATTGATGATATAGCTTCAGTTCTCATATTTGGATTGCTTGCTGACTTTATGAACACTTGGATTTTAAATGCAGGAGTTTTGCGTTTATACATAGCTAAGAGGGAGGGTAAGGAATGAAGTGGAGGAGAATTTTACTTAATTTTAGGGTCATTGTTCTCATATTCTTCCTCTTGATCTCAATAACAGCCCTAGCTACGAGAGGTTTAACTTTTGGTTTAGACATTAGTGGAGGAATATCCATAACTGTAAAGCTCGAAAAACCTGTGGATTCTCAAACAATGGAGCAAGTTAAAATTGCATTGGAGCAGAGGTTAAATACGCTTGGTGTTAAGAATATAGTTGTTGAACCTTGGGGAGATCAGTTTGTAATTGTTAAGGTGGCTAATGTAACGGAAGAAGAAGCTGATCAACTAATAAAGACTATTGAAAGACAGGGAGTTTTCTATGCTGAATTTCAGGGTATTATTTTTGCAACAGGAAAAGACATTTTGAATGTTGGAAGCGTTAGCTATGATCCTCAGCACAGTGCTTGGGTAGTTCCATTTAGACTCTCAAAGGAAGCTGCAGAAAAGTTTGCCCAACTTGCCTTAGGAAAAGCGGGATATCCAGTGGATATGTTCCTAGATCCTCCTGTGAACTCAACTTTAGTTGTTTCTAATAGAGTGTACGAGGCAATGCTCTCTAAAACATTCATGTTGGAAGGAGATATGACACTTGTCGAAAGAATAGAGAAAGCCTTTGGCATTAAGGTTGTGCCCTATGCTAATGTTACCCCAGAAGAGATTGCTGAGATTGCTAAGGGGAGTGAGAGAATAATATTGCTTGATGTGGATGGAAATCTCTCAAAAGCTCTTAAAGAGATGGGCTTTGAAGTTGAAACAAGAAGTATGAGAAGTGATGAAGACGTTTATGATTTCATTAAAAGATCTCTTGGCTTATATGGACCTTACAGAGTTTCAGAGGGATTAGCTACTGGGAATCCAAGTACTGAAGTCATGATATCAATCACAGCACCTAAAACTGACATTCAAGCTAGACAAGATGCTCAAGTAGTTTCTGTAGTTTTGAGGAGCGGATCACTTCCTGTAAAGCTCTCAATAGAGAGAATTGACTACATCTCTCCAAAATTGGGAGAGAATTTCAAGAGGCAAGTTCTAGTTGCGGGAATTGCAGCGTTGCTTGTTGTTGGGTTAATAGTCTTCTTACATTACAGAAAAATTAAGATAGCCATCCCCGTAATGTTCACGAGCTTTAGTGAAGTGTTGATTATCTTGGGTATTGCAGCACTCATTCGTTGGAACTTGGATTTGCCAAGCATTGCGGGAATTATTGCGGCAATAGGAACTGGAGTTGATCAGCAAATTGTCATAACGGATGAACTTTTAGGAGAGGAAGAAAGCAGAAGAAGAGTAAAGAGGAGTGGAGTGTTGAGAAGGATGGGTAGAGCGTTCTTCATAATCCTAGCTTCAGCTACAACAACTATAGTTGCCATGAGCTTTCTCTTTAAGTTCTTCGTTGGTGGACTTAGAGGATTTGCCTTTACAACAATTCTTGGTGTTTTAGTTGGAATATTCATTACGAGGCCTGCTTATGGAGAGATTGCAAAAGTCTTAATTGGAGAAAGGAGGTGAAATAAATGTATGTAATAATCATGGGGGCAGGTAGAATTGGAACTCTGGTTGCTAAAATGCTAGAAAACTCTGGTCATGACGTTGCTATAATAGAAATGAACAAAGATAGGGCTCGAGCAGTTTCTGACATTGTTTCGGGGCTTGTAATTGAGGGCGATGCAACCGATCAAAACATCTTGGAGTCAGCAAACGTTAGAAATGCAGATGCCTTTGTAGCTTTAACGGGAAAAGATGATGCAAATATTTTGGCTTGTATCTTGGCAAAACATCTGAATCCAAGAATAATGACGATACTCAGGATAACTGATCCCAGGAAGAAGAAGATATTTGAGGAAGTTAAAGACCTCAAAAAATACTTTGATGTAGTTGTATCTCCCGAGGATATTGCTGCAAATTACATCTTTAGAGTAGTTATAACCCCAGGATTTGATAGGGTTCTATTGCCAAGAGAAGGTGCAGAAATAATTCAATTCCACATAGATGAAAACAGCAAGGTGGCAGGAAAGGCAGTAAAGGATCTCAACCTTCCACGGGATTCCCTTATCATAGCAATTTACGATGAGAAAGGAAACTTAATAATTCCTTCAGGAGAAACAATCCTACCAAAGAGAGGGACTGTTGTCGTTTTTGCAAAGGATTCTGCCTTAAAAGAGATTAAAAAGATAATGGAAGAAAAGGTTGAAGAGTCTGAAGAGTGAACTTTTATTCAAATTTTTATCCTCAATGTTTATAAATCGTATTCAGCAACAACTTTTGGCTTTTTCATCATCATAAAATGGGGATGATGATCATGGAGGAAATACTTAGGGAGATCGTTAAGGCAGAAAGACTCGCTGAAGAGAGAATTGAAGCAGCAAAAGTTGAGGCTAAAAAAATTATCCAAAATGCTAGGGAAGAAGCAAAAAAGCTTGAGGAAGAAATTCTGAAAAAAGCTGAAGAAGAGGGAAAGAGGATAATTGAATCAAAAAAGGCTGAAGGAGAACAAGAAGCTAAGAAAATCAGAGAGGAAGGAGAAAAAGAAATTGAAGAATTAAAGGTAAAAGCTGAGGAAAAGTTTGAAACGGCTGTTTCTGAATGTTTGAGAATAATAAGAGGGGTGTAGTATGTTCAAACCAGAAGAGATGGTTAAGATTGAGCTAATTTCTTTAGCGAGATATAGAGATATTATAATGACTTATCTCCATGAAAGGGGAGTCGTTCAGCTTGAAGAAGTTCCAATAGAGGATATCCAACACGATGCTCCAAACGAGTATTATAGGAAGGCCACATCTTACAGCATTACAATGGGAAGGTTAGTAGATACCCTGAAAGGATTTCTTCCTCCCAGAAAAACCAGTATTAAGGAGTTTATTTTTCCAAAAGAGAGAGAAAAGAGAGTGTATACCTATAGAGGGATAGAAGATCTAGTAAAGGATGTGGAGAAATTTCTTAGTGAAGTTGAGCCTAAAATTAGAGAAGTTGAAACTCAGCTAACAGCGATTAATAATAGAATTGCCAATATTAGGGAAATTATTAACACCCTTGAGTTACTCTCTTCATTGAACATCGAGATTGAATATCTAATTCCTGGAAGTTTCTTGGCTATTGAAGTTGGTAAAATTGAGAGGGAGAGAGTTGAAAAGCTTATTGGCGAGTTAAAAAATGAGCTTGGTGACAAAGTTTTTATCCTGAGAAGAGATCTTGGGACAATTTCTCTATTGGTTGTTGTTACCCTGAAAGAGTTCCAGGGTAAGCTTACTTCAATTTTAGCCAAATATGGGTTTGAAAAGGTTGAAATTCCCAGGGAGAGAGGGCATCCTAGAGAGTTAATTCCAAAATATAATGAGCTTCTTAAGGAAGAAATGAAAAAATTGGAAGAGATAAGGAAAAAGGGAAGAGAGTTTGCAGAAAAATACTACGAAGACTTAGTCTTCTACAAGGAACTTATGGATAATGAGAGGGATAAGGCCAACTATTTGAGTTATCTAGCAAGAACTGAACTTACAGTCGCCTTAGTAGGATGGCTCCCAAAGAAGAATGTTGAAGAGGTTGTTGAAGGAATAAAGAATCTAACGGGGGGAAAAGTCTACATTAACATTAGAGAACCCGAGCCTAATGAGATAGAGGAAGTTCCTGTCAAGCTAAAGAATCC contains:
- a CDS encoding DUF3201 domain-containing protein; its protein translation is MMLKEVHELLNRIWGDIFELREELKEELKGFTVEEVSEVFNAYLYIDGKWEEMKYPHPAFAVKPGGEVGATPQGFYFVFAFPKEELSKEFIEDVIRAFEKLFIYGAENFLEDFYNFEHPISGDEVWDRIVNSDEEMINFEVDLGFDKEEVKREIKRFIELARRYNLL
- a CDS encoding RsmB/NOP family class I SAM-dependent RNA methyltransferase → MSYLEAFPPELQEYYRKLFGEEAEEIMKRLREPVEHYYIRVNTLKISREKLIEELRKEGLRPRRSPYLQEALYFVREGPNFPDDYNPNLPTVVANKYAAESVYQGAMLYAPGVLKAEKGIKEGDMVQIRDPRGLLVGIGIAKMDYREMIEATRGLAVEVTLPKFKLPSLSELKSFEKGYFYPQSLPSMVTSRVLEPKEEEIIIDMAAAPGGKTSHIAQLLQNRGEIIAIDKSKNRLKKMEENLKRLGVKNVKLIQMDARNLPELGIKADKILLDAPCTALGVRPKLWELRTPKDIEATARYQRAFIWAAIKSLRKGGILVYSTCTLSYEENEGNVKFMLKKGMKLEEQSLFIGSPGIGIDEVQRFYPHKHLTQGFFIAKLRKVREI
- a CDS encoding lysylphosphatidylglycerol synthase transmembrane domain-containing protein, translated to MKIKKRYVTVVAGIGLLGVLLWWAGIRETLTLLFSADLNYLGIAFLMYCLSVLVWAVRWRIFLEKANIKVPFIRILGGIFVGIFVNNLTPGARTGGEPVKAFYITRGMGKNESYPRVLATVMADRILDVIPVMAFMVVALLYALKLRENILVAVLAFSSLLIMLILAITLIFSLKERYALVIIMKIVGIFKRIFPKKLGDGEIVEAKVRSAIREFKETLLGIANKRKDVIIPLLWSFLLWSLDILRTYFVFLSIGWRVSLVKVLLVKMASMAMAMISIVPGGIGVSEVVQSALFLVVGIEKSVAVSAILLDRLISFWFPTLIGGILLIKERV
- a CDS encoding DUF835 domain-containing protein, with protein sequence MITHGGGAGGLVVLYIIFLHLLEKFSFPEVSFDIKRGKAYLVKNFEEIKGIIDAIHPSSILAIAREIEKYKDITTHIVWVTNVPEKGVNPTALHVLLDLSIRFANEHENALIILDCLEFLVLYNGFELTFKFLLSLKDNLLIRGATLIIVVKPETFNEQQLTLLKREFQTL
- a CDS encoding bifunctional N(6)-L-threonylcarbamoyladenine synthase/serine/threonine protein kinase, encoding MIALGIEGTAHTLGIGIVTENKVLANVFDTLKTEKGGIHPKEAAEHHAKLLKPLLRKALEEAGVSMEDIDVIAFSQGPGLGPALRVVATAARALAIKYNKPIVGVNHCIAHVEITKMFGVKDPVGLYVSGGNTQVLALEGGRYRVFGETLDIGIGNALDVFARELGLGFPGGPKIEKLALKGEKYIELPYAVKGMDLSFSGLLTEAIRKYKSGKYRVEDLAYSFQETAFAALVEVTERALAHTEKEEVVLVGGVAANNRLREMLRIMAEDRGVKFFVPPYDLCRDNGAMIAYTGLRMYKAGIKFKLEETIVKQKFRTDEVEVVW
- a CDS encoding protein translocase subunit SecF — its product is MDPKKMIIYPLIVFGIAIIIIIANYVMTGSFVKEGIELRGGSVITLQGVNVSPDEIAKSIKEKTGIDVTVEKFSGVGGSGVRVYVSAGDDVNLVREALKEMFPDVEPQTVVIGPTFGEIVREQGIKAIVYAFIGMAIVVFLFFRVPVPSMTVVFSAFSDMIIAIALMNIFGIELSQATIAALLMLIGYSVDSNILLTTRLLRRKEFTVEEAYYSSLKTGFTMSTTTLGALASLWIFSTAQVIDDIASVLIFGLLADFMNTWILNAGVLRLYIAKREGKE
- a CDS encoding preprotein translocase subunit SecD, giving the protein MKWRRILLNFRVIVLIFFLLISITALATRGLTFGLDISGGISITVKLEKPVDSQTMEQVKIALEQRLNTLGVKNIVVEPWGDQFVIVKVANVTEEEADQLIKTIERQGVFYAEFQGIIFATGKDILNVGSVSYDPQHSAWVVPFRLSKEAAEKFAQLALGKAGYPVDMFLDPPVNSTLVVSNRVYEAMLSKTFMLEGDMTLVERIEKAFGIKVVPYANVTPEEIAEIAKGSERIILLDVDGNLSKALKEMGFEVETRSMRSDEDVYDFIKRSLGLYGPYRVSEGLATGNPSTEVMISITAPKTDIQARQDAQVVSVVLRSGSLPVKLSIERIDYISPKLGENFKRQVLVAGIAALLVVGLIVFLHYRKIKIAIPVMFTSFSEVLIILGIAALIRWNLDLPSIAGIIAAIGTGVDQQIVITDELLGEEESRRRVKRSGVLRRMGRAFFIILASATTTIVAMSFLFKFFVGGLRGFAFTTILGVLVGIFITRPAYGEIAKVLIGERR
- a CDS encoding potassium channel family protein, which encodes MYVIIMGAGRIGTLVAKMLENSGHDVAIIEMNKDRARAVSDIVSGLVIEGDATDQNILESANVRNADAFVALTGKDDANILACILAKHLNPRIMTILRITDPRKKKIFEEVKDLKKYFDVVVSPEDIAANYIFRVVITPGFDRVLLPREGAEIIQFHIDENSKVAGKAVKDLNLPRDSLIIAIYDEKGNLIIPSGETILPKRGTVVVFAKDSALKEIKKIMEEKVEESEE
- a CDS encoding V-type ATP synthase subunit H translates to MEEILREIVKAERLAEERIEAAKVEAKKIIQNAREEAKKLEEEILKKAEEEGKRIIESKKAEGEQEAKKIREEGEKEIEELKVKAEEKFETAVSECLRIIRGV
- a CDS encoding V-type ATP synthase subunit I codes for the protein MFKPEEMVKIELISLARYRDIIMTYLHERGVVQLEEVPIEDIQHDAPNEYYRKATSYSITMGRLVDTLKGFLPPRKTSIKEFIFPKEREKRVYTYRGIEDLVKDVEKFLSEVEPKIREVETQLTAINNRIANIREIINTLELLSSLNIEIEYLIPGSFLAIEVGKIERERVEKLIGELKNELGDKVFILRRDLGTISLLVVVTLKEFQGKLTSILAKYGFEKVEIPRERGHPRELIPKYNELLKEEMKKLEEIRKKGREFAEKYYEDLVFYKELMDNERDKANYLSYLARTELTVALVGWLPKKNVEEVVEGIKNLTGGKVYINIREPEPNEIEEVPVKLKNPEFISQFEMLTEMYGVPKYNELDPTPILAFTYSFFFGFMLTDFMYGLLLGIVSALLVKGHSKMKDGTWKFAKIMLWSSVFTMLLGALFGSYFGNALDMAGFKVPRIMDAMEEALTVLIIALAIGLGHLFTGYVLGFIVKWKNGDKVGAILDQLSWILIILGVTLFAISSRIDLPKLAWMSVFGAGAVLFIIGEFKNNGLMALLLVISDFFGFVGNWLSYARLMALALATAGIALVINIMVQMIWGFKIGPVPLGIIVGAIVFIGGHIFSTAINALGAFVHALRLHYVEFFGTFYSGEGRRFEPFAARREISELKIEKPGGE